AGTGCTTTACAATAAGGCAGTGTCACTTCTTCGGTCTCTGTGCTGCACAACAAAGCTGTTACCTGCATATAGGGTATTTAAATACCTGCAGAAAAGCCCTCCGAGTCACAATACAAGGAAACTGACTTACAGGATTTCAGCCAATCCAATGACCCTACCCAAGGGCATAATGAAAAATGACAATTTTATCCCTGTGGAGACACAGTGTGGTAAGCTTTGTCTTTCTGTCTCGTACTTTGCAAACCTTTTTTGCAGATCTGGCAGCGAGGTTGATAGACTGGAAACCCCTATAACACAGCTAATTCCGGATTATTGTGGGAGCCCTGGTTCTGACAGGAGGTTTCATGGCACTTCCAGGGGCAAGCACAATGTTTTGTCTGCGCCAAGCTCCCCTGGATTTAAAACTACGGGATTCGGAAGATGCCATAGCTGGAGTGGGGGTATCAACAAGATTTTACTTCCATCCACAGCGCCACAGCAATCCCCGTCGCATCGTTTTAGCATGATCCCAACAGGCCCTAATCCCAATTACCATGGCACCTTAATCAACTCTCGTACACCACCGCTCCCTGTGCCTCCTCAAAGAAGCCATAGCATTGTCGATCACTTTGCTTCACCTTCTCCCTCACCCCCCATGCGGAGTCGCTTATCAAATGAAAGTGTGTCCCGGGGGCTTCTACGAACTGGAAGTCTTCCTCAGAATATGGATCAAAGCAGAAATACTCTTCCTCATCATAGCAACTGGACTAGGGAGGCTCATGCTTTGTCTCGAGCAGTTTCTGCTAATTCTAAATTTATACCTGTTTACTCTCATAGTGCTCTCAGTTCAACATCAACATCTGGGAATTCGGTTGTTCCACGACAAGCACACTCGGGCCACAAGGTGGGtaggataatttttattttttgttgattattttttcgTTCTTAATGAAGAATGGAGTTCAAAATTTAATGTTTATCCATATGCCCTATTGGATCTCTAGTCTAGCAATCATCCACTATCAACAAATGATGTGCTATAACATTTCGGGAACTAGCAGCTTTTTTTTGTGATAATTATTAAGGTTCTGCTCTTTTGCATTTTGGTATTTACATTGGTCTTAGTTTACGTTTTGTTCTATGTTGCTCGCCAttgttaaaattcaatttttttttttgctcaaTTCCTTTAGCTATTTTTCGACCGTCTTATAACATCCCTTCATTTCATTTTTCAAGCCTGTTTCCTGTATCGTTgtagtaaataattatttttatctaGAGTTGAATCCCGTCATGTTTTGTGAATGTCATGCTATCATTTGAAACTTACCCTGCAAGAATTTAGAGTTCCCTTTCgcaaatttaaaaattgaattttaagTTCCCTCAgctgatataattttataatttttatcgTTACCGATTCTGACAAAGAGAATAATTAAATTCTGGTTTGCAAGGATGAGAGAGATGACAATGTCTCACTGCGGCGTACACTTTCTAGAGGATCAAGCAGATGTTCTTATACTAATGAAGCTGAAGATGAAGACTTGTCTTGCCTCTTTGCACTTGATGGCGATGAGAGTGATGGCTATAGAAGCAGGTAGTTTCAATAGAATTCTAGCATTCCTTTTGGTTTCTCATCTTTCAGCTATTACACAGGTTGTAACCTTTTTCTAATGTTCCATGAGAAATGGCCAAGTGCCAAAGGCATTGATTATGGAAAAACTAAACCTTTGTTGAATTACAATCTAAGTCAACTCTAGctgattttgaaatttttaatatgGCATTTTTCAAATCTAAATTACGGATGACTAGAGTGCTATACCAATGGTAAATTAACATTGAAGTCAACAGTATCTCATTGGATTTTATATTAGGGTATTTAGGAAATCCTAGTTCAGCTTCTTCTTTTTGATAATTTAGTAGCAGTTCTATTGGGGCCCCTGCTAGGAAAAAGTTACATTCTTACTTATGTGTTGACGTCAAGTTTACACACACTATAAACTTAAAACTCCTGAAGACATCAACCATGGGAAGCTTTGTGAATGTGGGATGCCATTCACAAAACAACCTCCAGGATCGAGAAGCCTGCTCTCTGTATGATTTTCAATGAGCTCCCAAAAGCACTTTATAGGGAAAAGTAAAGAGAGAGCTGAAGAAAATACAGATGGACAACAAATTTAAGTGAATGGTTAGAGACCATTCACTGGATAAGACGATTACTTTGTCCTAGCAATCTGCACATTGATAGTTAACAAAGAATACAACTTAAATCCTCACAGACCAATGAAAGACCAGTTATTTGAGCAAGCAGAAGAAGGAGAAAATCATTACAGCCTCATTTATTGATCTAGTAATTAGTGCAATCTTTGCTCATGAAGATTATAGCATCTTAGGATACACAAAGGCTACCAGAACAAAAGGAATAAGAGAAAATAACAGTTAGGAGAACTTAAAACATGCATGAACATACATATTACATTCCAGATTTGAGCGAAGAAAAGATAAATACAAGTAGAGCTCCAGTAGCATGGGTGTGAAAAAATCCTTTCTAAACCCCTCGTGCAAATGTAACAACTGCATACCATATATAGAGTACGGAAAGGagaagagagaagaagggaaagaggGGAAAACTAAAAATAACTTAAGAAATCATTTGCACTTAATCATGTGCGGAAACCATCGAAGATTCCAAATCTCTGCATGAATTACCTCTCTCTTTACCTGTCATCCCTGCTAACATCTTTTGGCTCATCAATACTGCTGAAAAGGCTTATtaatgaattagaaaataaatgcttctaaatgttataTTCTCTATCTGGTGTTTATTGCCTTCAGTTTTTTGTATTCCCAATCTCTTTACATGCTGAAATCTCTCCTTTCCGTTCTCAAGGGCCAACGCATTTTCTGTCATGTTCCCTCCTTGATCATTATTTATATCTTAAATGAAACAATtactattattaattaatatatttatcaatgaatgattatttggaattactaactttttatttatttattaaatattatcattaatatttatttaaataataatattcttgaaatattcagatcaaataaatttctattatatattataaaaGAATATTACATATTAATAAATTAATGATATTATTAATAAAACAATCATTAATCCCTACATCTAAATATTAATCCTCTAAATTAATTTGATGTCTAAATATTGCATTTGATTACGCATCAAGGGGCCGTCAAGAATAGACTCACGAACAGCAAGTCAGCGTTCAAACTAATTACCGAATATATGTTAATAAAGGAATCAATGTATGGCAGCGATTACCATTAGTTTGTTTTTATAAACAATTAAATCAAGCAGTAAACACTATACAACGATTCATCATTTCCTTAAGATAGTGCCTTCATCATATATCCTTAATAATGCGATTTATTACAATGCAATAGGAAGTGGTGAACCAATTAGTAGAAGGTAGCGATCTGTTTAGTAATCAAAAGCAACAATTAAGTAATCATTAATAGGCTAATAGCAGCAATTTGAAAGCAGTGAATTATGTTAATAAACATTATTAATGAGCAGCAACTACAGATATAAATGAATAAGGCTAAAACATTTGTTAAGAGCAACGCTTTGATTAGTAAGCAAATTTTAATGCAACAAGAGCAGCGATTAAAGAAAAATATGAAAGGGTGCCATTAAGGAAGAGGTAAAACTAATTATTAAAGGCTATGACCATTCAAAAGGGATGCCTTTCTACATGAAGGCATAAAGATATAAATGATATTTAAAGAGATCGAAGAATAAGAGATTATTATCATCTGCAGATCCTGTGATGAACCCATGAAAGATGAGGCCACCTGGCCTGGATGGCAGTATTGGCTACTAACTG
This genomic stretch from Cryptomeria japonica chromosome 8, Sugi_1.0, whole genome shotgun sequence harbors:
- the LOC131034417 gene encoding autophagy-related protein 13b; the protein is MGEPEKIQPIIFEFFRKVVQVILESRIQSVSRSASSKVKYSQCSSPTRDRDKWFYLNLGLTDNAKLPILEPWSKTPTTEPMFVEILLAGSDGASIARPGGQSSRGFILERWTVQYALNASSSALHADMERSVLYNKAVSLLRSLCCTTKLLPAYRVFKYLQKSPPSHNTRKLTYRISANPMTLPKGIMKNDNFIPVETQCGKLCLSVSYFANLFCRSGSEVDRLETPITQLIPDYCGSPGSDRRFHGTSRGKHNVLSAPSSPGFKTTGFGRCHSWSGGINKILLPSTAPQQSPSHRFSMIPTGPNPNYHGTLINSRTPPLPVPPQRSHSIVDHFASPSPSPPMRSRLSNESVSRGLLRTGSLPQNMDQSRNTLPHHSNWTREAHALSRAVSANSKFIPVYSHSALSSTSTSGNSVVPRQAHSGHKDERDDNVSLRRTLSRGSSRCSYTNEAEDEDLSCLFALDGDESDGYRSRADSLDGKLRIQEVMEGPGQTVSAPRRSQNAALGELVEMLKSATPLQQYSRNALDFSQASADKWRSDSSKETFQCQSNENQCGVTSSSTVYSNRSRFSCKTAADALNELRNYMEIKDCLLRQSGVPKGRCL